The Sebastes fasciatus isolate fSebFas1 chromosome 13, fSebFas1.pri, whole genome shotgun sequence genome includes a region encoding these proteins:
- the LOC141781035 gene encoding immunoglobulin lambda-1 light chain-like, which produces MLGILCTLITALTCVSGVTVVTQKPPVLTVRKGETATMDCNLGTVTNTAARWYKQTPGGVPQHVLRFYHGWSSVRYGSGFSSPKFTSNHQSTSDYCLIINNVEEGDSAVYYCQTWDSSVNEHVFGPGTKLTVTSSSFSPPVLTVFPPSSAELQSNKASLVCLSSQSGPFADVSWLSGGSPVSSGISTSTAVQQPDHTFQISSYLAVQTSDWNTDQVYTCKVSVGSQTSEKNIKKSDCPTEQ; this is translated from the exons ATGCTGGGGATCCTCTGCACTCTCATCACTGCTCTAACAT GTGTGAGTGGTGTGACGGTGGTGACACAGAAGCCTCCTGTTTTGACGGTTAGGAAAGGAGAGACAGCCACCATGGACTGTAACCTGGGGACTGTTACTAACACAGCTGCTCGCTGGTATAAACAGACTCCTGGAGGAGTTCCTCAGCATGTACTGAGGTTTTATCACGGTTGGAGCTCTGTGAGATATGGCTCTGGTTTCTCCTCTCCCAAATTCACTTCTAATCATCAGTCAACATCAGATTATTGTTTGATCATCAACAATGTGGAGGAGGGAGACTCAGCAGTCTATTACTGTCAGACATGGGACAGCTCTGTTAATGAGCAC GTATTCGGACCAGGCACCAAGCTGACTGTGACAA GCTCCAgcttctctcctcctgtcctgaCAGTCTTCCCTCCGTCCAGTGCTGAGCTCCAGTCCAACAAAGCCTCTCTGGTCTGTCTGTCCAGTCAGTCTGGGCCTTTTGCAGATGTGAGCTGGTTGTCTGGTGGGAGTCCAGTGAGCAGTGGGATCTCTACCAGCACCGCTGTTCAGCAACCAGACCACACTTTCCAAATCAGCAGCTATCTGGCCGTCCAGACGTCAGACTGGAACACGGATCAGGTTTACACATGTAAAGTGTCTGTGGGCTCCCAGACTTCAGAGAAAAACATCAAGAAGTCAGACTGTCCCACTGAACAATAG
- the LOC141781450 gene encoding immunoglobulin lambda-1 light chain-like: MLGTLCTLITALTCVSGVTVVTQKPPVVAVTKGETATMDCVSGVTVVTQKPPVVTVRKGETATMDCNLGTVTDSSARWYKQTPGGVPQYVLRFYHSSSSPTYGSGFSSPKFTSNHQSTSDYRLIINNVEEGDSAVYYCETWDSSAKEEVFGPGTKLTVTSSSFSPPVLTVFPPSSAELQSNKASLVCLSSQSVPFADVSWLSGGSPVSSGISTSTAVQQPDQTFQISSYLAVQTLDWKTDQVYTCKVSLGSQTSEKNIKKSDCPT, encoded by the exons ATGCTGGGGACCCTCTGCACTCTCATCACTGCTCTAACAT GTGTGAGTGGTGTGACGGTGGTGACACAGAAGCCTCCTGTTGTGGCGGTGACGAAAGGAGAGACAGCCACCATGGACT GTGTGAGTGGTGTGACGGTGGTGACACAGAAGCCTCCTgttgtgacggtgaggaaaggAGAGACAGCCACCATGGACTGTAACCTGGGGACTGTTACTGACAGCTCCGCTCGCTGGTATAAACAGACTCCTGGAGGAGTTCCTCAGTATGTACTGAGGTTTTATCACAGCAGCAGTTCTCCAACATATGGTTCCGGTTTCTCCTCTCCCAAATTCACTTCTAATCATCAGTCAACATCAGATTATCGTTTGATCATCAACAATGTGGAGGAGGGAGACTCAGCAGTCTATTACTGTGAAACATGGGACAGCTCTGCTAAGGAGGA GGTATTCGGACCAGGCACCAAGCTGACTGTGACAA GCTCCAgcttctctcctcctgtcctgaCAGTCTTCCCTCCGTCCAGTGCTGAGCTCCAGTCCAACAAAGCCTCTCTGGTCTGTCTGTCCAGTCAGTCTGTGCCTTTTGCAGATGTGAGCTGGTTGTCTGGTGGGAGTCCAGTGAGCAGTGGGATCTCTACCAGCACCGCTGTTCAGCAACCAGACCAGACTTTCCAAATCAGCAGCTATCTGGCCGTCCAGACGTTAGACTGGAAAACGGATCAGGTTTACacatgtaaagtgtctttgggCTCCCAGACTTCAGAGAAAAACATCAAGAAGTCAGACTGTCCCACCTAA
- the LOC141781039 gene encoding immunoglobulin lambda-1 light chain-like, which produces MLGILCTLITALTYVDAVKVLTQTPAVHTVSTGQQAVLNCNVQTNYAHVSWYKQVPGEAPQYVLRFHYGDSSPSFGSGFSSDRFNSKSSSNIDYQFIIKQTEAGDSAVYYCQTWDSSPFAAVSQVVFGPGTKLTVTSSSFSPPVLTVFPPSSAELQSNKASLVCLSSQSGPFADVSWLSGGSPVSSGISTSTAVQQPDQTFQISSYLAVQTSDWNTDQVYTCKVSVGSQTSEKNIKKSDCPTEQ; this is translated from the exons ATGCTGGGGATCCTCTGCACTCTCATCACTGCTCTAACAT ATGTTGATGCAGTGAAAGTTCTGACTCAGACGCCTGCTGTCCACACAGTTTCTACAGGACAACAGGCTGTTCTCAACTGCAACGTTCAGACAAATTATGCTCATGTCAGTTGGTATAAACAGGTTCCTGGTGAAGCTCCTCAGTATGTTCTCAGATTTCACTATGGTGACAGTTCACCCAGCTTTGGATCAGGATTCTCTTCAGACCGATTCAACTCTAAATCTTCATCAAACATAGATTATCAGTTCATCATAAAGCAGACAGAGGCAGGAGACTCTGCTGTCTATTACTGTCAGACATGGGATAGCTCTCCCTTTGCAGCTGTATCACAG GTGGTATTCGGACCAGGCACCAAGCTGACTGTGACAA GCTCCAgcttctctcctcctgtcctgaCAGTCTTCCCTCCGTCCAGTGCTGAGCTCCAGTCCAACAAAGCCTCTCTGGTCTGTCTGTCCAGTCAGTCTGGGCCTTTTGCAGATGTGAGCTGGTTGTCTGGTGGGAGTCCAGTGAGCAGTGGGATCTCTACCAGCACCGCTGTTCAGCAACCAGACCAGACTTTCCAAATCAGCAGCTATCTGGCCGTCCAGACGTCAGACTGGAACACGGATCAGGTTTACACATGTAAAGTGTCTGTGGGCTCCCAGACTTCAGAGAAAAACATCAAGAAGTCTGACTGTCCCACTGAACAATAG
- the LOC141781036 gene encoding immunoglobulin lambda-1 light chain-like gives MLGTLCTLITALTCVSGVTVVTQKPPVVAVRKGETVTMDCNLGTVTNSQACWYKQTPGGVPQFVLSFYHSWSSVTYGSGFSSPKFTSNHQSTSDYRLTINNVEEGDSAVYYCQTWDTSVSEHVFGPGTKLTVTSSSFPPPVLTVFPPSSAELQSNKASLVCLSSQSGPFADVSWLSGGSPVSSGISTSTAVQQPDQTFQISSYLAVQTSDWNTDQVYTCKVSLGSQTSEKNIKKSDCSTEQ, from the exons ATGCTGGGGACCCTCTGCACTCTCATCACTGCTCTAACAT GTGTGAGTGGTGTGACGGTGGTGACACAGAAGCCTCCAGTTGTGGCGGTGAGGAAAGGAGAGACAGTCACCATGGACTGTAACCTGGGGACTGTTACTAACAGTCAGGCTTGCTGGTATAAACAGACTCCTGGAGGAGTTCCTCAGTTTGTGCTGAGCTTTTATCACAGTTGGAGCTCTGTGACATATGGCTCTGGTTTCTCCTCTCCCAAATTCACTTCTAATCATCAGTCAACATCAGATTATCGTTTGACCATCAACAATGTGGAGGAGGGAGACTCAGCAGTCTATTACTGTCAGACATGGGACACCTCTGTTAGTGAGCAC GTATTCGGACCAGGCACCAAGCTGACTGTGACAA GCTCCAGCTTCCCTCCTCCTGTCCTGACAGTCTTCCCTCCGTCCAGTGCTGAGCTCCAGTCCAACAAAGCCTCTCTGGTCTGTCTGTCCAGTCAGTCTGGGCCTTTTGCAGATGTGAGCTGGTTGTCTGGTGGGAGTCCAGTGAGCAGTGGGATCTCTACCAGCACCGCTGTTCAGCAACCAGACCAGACTTTCCAAATCAGCAGCTATCTGGCCGTCCAGACGTCAGACTGGAACACGGATCAGGTCTACacatgtaaagtgtctttgggCTCCCAGACTTCAGAGAAAAACATCAAGAAGTCAGACTGTTCCACTGAACAATAG